CATGCGCTACGGCTTCACGCCGGGCATGGGGGCGACACTCATCCTCCCCAAGAAGCTCGGCTTCAGCCTCGGCGAGGAGATGCTGCTCTCCGCGAAGACCTACTACGGCCGCGACCTGAAGGAGCGGGGGATCCCCTTCCCCGTCCTGCCGCGCGCCGAAGTGCTGCCCTACGCCGTCGAACTGGCCGAGACCCTGGCCGAGAAGCCCAGGCTCTCGCTGATCACCCTGAAGGACCACCTGGTGGCCGAACTGCGCGAGGAGCTCCCGCGCTACATCGAGCGCGAGGTGGCCATGCACGACAAGACCTTCCACCAGCCCGAGGTCCGCGACCTCATCACCTCCCAGTACTAGGAGAGCCGAGCACCATGTCGAGCCAGGACGTCTTCAACCTGATCGTCGAGCACACCCGCGAGGTCGTCCCGGAGCTGGAGGACCACACCTTCGACCCGGCGGACTCGCTGCGGGACCTCGGGGCCAACTCCATCGACCGGGCCGAGATCCTCATGATGACGCTCGAGTCGCTGGCGGTCAGCATCCCGCTGCACGAGCTGGCGAACGCCAAGAACATCGGTGATCTGGCGGAGCTCATCCATGCCAAGTCGAACTCCTGACACGCGCGATATCGTCGTCACCGGCCTCGGCGTCACCAGTGCGGTGGGCCAGGGCAAGGACGACTTTGTCGCCGCACTCCTCGGCGGCCGCCACGCCTTCGCCACGATGGGACGTCCCGGCCGGCAGGTGCCGCCTGCCGGGGCCGGCCGGGACGCCGCCGAACCGGGCTTCCTGGGCGCCGAGATCGCCGACCTGACCATGCCCGCGGCCATCCCGGCGCGGGTGCTGCGGACGGCCTCGCTCTCCTCACGGGCGGCCCTGGCCACCCTCGACGAGGCCTGGCGCGAGGCCGGCCTGGACGACGCCGACCCGCGCCGCATCGGCCTGGTCGTCGGCGGCTCCAACGTCCAGCAGAGGGAACTGACGCAGCTGCACGCCCGGCACGCGGACCGTCCCGAGTTCCTGCGCCCCACCTACGGCATGGCCTTCATGGACACCGACCTGTGCGGGTTCTGCACCGAGGCCTTCCCGATCCGGGGCTTCGCCCAGACGCTGGGCGGGGCCTCGGCCAGTGGTCTGCTCGCGGTGCTCCAGGCGGTGCGGGCGGTGCAGTCGGGCCAGGTCGACGTCTGCATCGCGATGGGTGCGCTGATGGACCTGTCGTACTGGGAGTGCCTGGCGTTCCGGGCGATGGGAGCGATGGGCTCGACCCGCTGGGCCGACGACCCGGCCGCCGCCTGCCGCCCGTTCGACCGGGGCCGGGACGGCTTCGTCTTCGGTGAGGCCTGCGGCGCGGTCGTGATCGAGCGGGAGGGCGCCCGCCGGCACCCCGCGCCGTACGCGCGGTACCGCGGCGGTGCCACCGCGATGGACGGCAACCGCAACCCCAACCCCTCGTTCGACGGCGAAGTCGGCGTCGTCCGGGCGGCGTTGGCGGAGGCCGGCCTGCCGGCCTCGGCGATCGACTACGTCAACCCGCACGGCACCGGATCGCCGACCGGCGACGACACAGAGCTGCGGGCGCTGCGCGAGTGCGGCCTGACCGGGGCGCGGATCAACGCCACCAAGTCGATCACCGGGCACGGGCTCAGCGCGGCCGGCGCCGTCGAGGTGGTCGCCACGCTCCTGCAGATGCGCGAGCAGAAGCTGCACCCCACCCGCAACCTGGCCGACCCGGTGGACCCGGCCTTCCACTGGGTGCGCGAGGAGGCGGAGGCCTGGTCGTTCGAGACGGCCGTCAGCCTCAGCATGGGCTTCGGCGGCATCAGTTCGGCGATCTGCCTGCAGAAATGCTGACCGCCGCGGCCCCGCCGACAGCCGTACCCCCGCCCACGTCCGACACTCCTCGGAAGCACCGGAGATGACCAGACCCACCGTGTTCATGTACTCGGGCCAGGGCTCCCAGTACTTCCACATGACCGCCGAACTGTACGAGCGGCATCCGCGCTACCGGCTCTGGCTGGACCACTGCGACGAGATCGCCTCGCCCATCCTCGGCAAGTCGCTGCTGGACACCGTCTTCGACCCGGGCCGGCAGAAGAGCGACCCGTTCGACTCGCTCGCGGACTCCAACGCCGCGCTGCTGTGCGTCGAGTACAGCCTCACCCGCGTCGTCCAGGAGCTGGGGTACCGTCCGGACGCCCTGCTGGGCTACAGCCTGGGGGAGATCACCGCGGCCGTGGTCGCCGAGGTCTTCCCGCTGGAGCTCGGCATCTCCTTCGCGGTCGACTTCGCGCGCCTGCTCGCCGAGCGGACGCCGCGCGCCGGCATGCTGGCGATCGTCGGCCCGCCCGAACTCCTGCTGACCCACCAGAGCCTGTTCGCCGGCTGCTGGGTGACGGGCCGCAACTTCGACGGCAACTTCGTGGTCAGCGGGCACGCCGCGCGGATCGACGCACTCCAGGCCGCCCTCCGGCACGAGGGCGTGCTCTGCGAACGGCTGCCCGTGAACTGGGGCGTGCACACCGAGCTGATCGACCCCGTCGAGGCGGAGGTCCGCGGCCTCCTCGGCGGGCTGGACTTCGCGCCGCCGCAGATCCCGATCGTCTCCGCCACGGCCGCGGGCCTGGTCGACGCGGTGACGGCCGACGGGATCTGGGCCGCCATGAGAAATCCGGTGGAGTTCTCGCGAACCGTCGGAAAGATGACCGCCGAGACCGATGCGACCTTCATCGACCTCGGACCCAGCGCCACGCTCGCGACCTTTGTGAAGTACCTCCTTCCGCCGGGCAGCGGCTCTGTGCAGACCAGCACCATCAACCGTTTCGGAAACAACCTGAAATCGATGAGCGATTTTCAGGAGCAGACGGCCTCGATACGAGGCTGACCGGTCTCGGAATCGAGGCCGATCATCGGAGTCCTGGAGGGAAACCCGGTCATGGCACCACAGAGCAGCGCCATCAGAATCTACAAGGACGCGACCGCGATCATCACGGGCGGCGCGTCGGGCATCGGCCGCGCCCTGGCCGAGGACCTCGCGGCCCGCGGCTGCGAGGTGGTCCTCGCGGACCTCCAGCTGGAGCAGGCCGAGGAGGCGGCCGCCCGGATCAGGGCCGCCGGCGGGAAGGCCACCGCGGCCCGGCTGGACGTGACCGACCACACCGAGTTCGCCCGGCTGGTCAAGGACACGGTCGCGCGGACCGGGCGCCTGGACTACCTGTTCAACAACGCCGGTATCAGTCACGGCATGGGCGCGGGAGCCCGCCACTACCGGATCGAGGACTGGCGCCGCGTCATCGACGTCAATCTCGGCGGCACCGTCAACGGCGTCCAGGCCGCGTACAACGTGATGATCGACCAGGGCTTCGGCCACATCGTGAACACCGCCTCCATGGCGGGCCTGGTCCCGAGCCCCGGCACCACGTCCTACGTGACGACCAAGCACGCCGTCGTCGGCCTCTCGCACAACCTGCGGGCCGAGGCCGCGCAGCTCGGTGTGCGGGTCAGCGTGCTCTGCCCGGGCGTCATCCGGACCCCGTTCATCGAGGGCGGCACCTACGGCCGCGAGGTCGAGGGCGTGACCGGCGAGCAGTCCAAGGAGATGTGGGAGGAGAAGAAGCCGATCTCCCCCGAGGAGTTCGCGAAGAAGGCGCTCGACGCCGTCGCCAAGAACCAGGGCATCATCATCGTCCCCGGATTCTGGAAGCTGTTCTGGTGGCTCTTCCGCATCTCGCCGTCGTTCTGCCTCAACATCGCGACGAAGAACTTCAAGGACCTCGGGCGGAGCACCGGATCCGGCGGCCGGCACCTGGAGGAGAAGGCCGCGTCGGCCGCACCGGAGAAGTAACGCCGGGCCGGTTCGAAATGCACCGCACTTCCCCCCGTCCGACGCGACCGATTCTTCCGCGAGGAAATCATGAAACAACAGAGTGGTAGCCCGTCAGTGGCCATTCCCGCGCAGGCCGCGGCTCCTGCCGGAGCGCCCGCCGAGCGGTATCACGGCCTGGACGCGCTCCGCGGCTTCGCGCTGCTGCTCGGCGTGCTGCTGCACGCGACGCTCGCCTTCATCCCCGGGTTCAGCTACACCGGCTGGCCGATCGTCGACAACTCCCCGAGTTCGCCGCTGGCCTTCGCCTACTTCGTCATCCACCTCTTCCGGATGCCGGTCTTCTTCCTGCTGGCCGGCTTCTTCGGCCGGATGCAGTACCGGCGGCTGAAGGCGCGCGGCTTCTTCAAGGAGCGCAGCAAGCGCATCCTGCTGCCGCTGCTCTTCGGCACCCTGCTGGTGCTGCCGATGAACGTGATCCTGATCGCCGTGGTGCTCGGTATCAAGGGCCCGGTGGACAGCCTGGTGCCGGCCCGCGCGATCGTGCCCGTCCCGCTGGCGCACCTCTGGTTCCTCTGGGTGCTGTACTGGCTCTACGTGGCGGTGCTCGTCGGGCACAAGCTGCTCGGCCTGTTCCGCAAGGGCGGGGCCGCCGGGTCCCAGGGCGGCGGTGCGCTGGAGCGGGCGGTCGGCCGGGTCTGCGCCCTCGGCCTGGAGCCGGTCGTTCTGGCGCTGCCGGTCGCGGTGTGCCTCTGGTTCTTCGACCAGTGGCACCTCTGGGAGGGCCTCCCCACGCCCAACACGGACCTGGTGCCGCAGCTGCCGACCACCGTCGGCTACGCGGTCGCGTTCTCGTTCGGCTGGTACCTGCAGAAGAACCCCGGCACCCTCCAGTCGTGGCGCCGCCGCTGGGTCGGCTACGTCGCCGCGGCGGTCGTGGTGACCGTCGCCACCGCCGCCCTCGGCGGCTTCGACCCGCAGTCCTCGCTGGTCACGATCGACGGGCAGCTCGCACTGGAGCCGCTGACCGGCGGGACCAAGGCGCTCTGCGCGCTGGGCTACGGGCTGGCGGGCTGGCTCTGGACGCTCGGGCTCGTCGGCGCCGCGCTGCACTTCTTCGCGGGCTTCAGCCCGCTCCGGCGCTACATCGCGGACGCGTCGTACTGGATCTACATCGTCCACATGCCCCTGGTGATGGCCCTCCAGGTCGTGGTGCGGCACTGGCCGGTGCACTGGGCGCTCAAGTACCCGTTCATCCTGGCCGTCGCGCTGCCGATCCTCTTCCTGAGCTACCACTACCTGGTGCGCTCCACCTGGATCGGCAAGATGCTCAACGGCCGGCGCTACCCGCGGACCCTGCCCACCGACCCGGCCGCCCGGCCGGCGGTCGTGGTGGGCGCGGACGCGAGCTGACCCGGTCCGTCCTCCCGATCGACCCTCCGGGCCGCTGCCGACGGGCAGCGGCCCGGAGGCGTCAGTGCCCGGCGACCTGCTCCAGGGCGATCGCGGTGACCACCAGGCCCTCGCGGCAGAGCCAGCGGCCGGTGAACCCGTCCAGGTGCCGGCCGCCGGCGTCCACCCCCGGGACGAGCAGCCGCGCGGAGAAGCTTCCGGTGTCCGGTGCGAAGTCCAGCTCGGCTTCCGTGAAGTCGAGTTCGCGCTCAGTCAGCGGGTACCAGGTCTTGAAGACCGCCTCCTTGGCGCTGAACAGCAGCCGGTCCCAGCGGACCTCGGGCGCGGCGTCCGCCAGGTCGCGGAGCCGGGCCCGCTCGCCGGGCAGCGAGACGAACTCCAGCAGGTCGTCCGGCAGCGGTTCGTTGGGCTCGGCGTCGATGCCCAGCCCCAGGAAGTCCGCGGAGCGGCCCACGGCGGCGGCCCGGTAGCCGGCGCAGTGGGTCATGCTGCCGACGACGCCCGCCGGCCACCGCGGCGCGCCGCGCCGGCCCGCCACCAGCGGCGCCGCCGGTACGCCCAGCCCGTTCAGGGCCCGCCGGGCGCACATCCGGACGGTGGCGTACTCCCGCCGGCGCTTCGCCACGGCCTGGGCGACGGCAGCGGCCTCCTGCGGGTACAGCGCGGCGACGGCGGCCCGGTGGTCGGTGAACGCGTGCGCCGTGGCCGCGGGCGGGGGTATCAGTTCCTCGATCACGACGGTTCCGCGCTCTCCTCCGGTCAGGGACGGACCCGTCACGGAGTCTTCCGTCCGCCGTCGAGCGGAGTCAACCCCCGGATCCCCCGGCCGCGCCGCCCGGCCCGGCATGACGGAACGTCATGCACCGCCCCATGAGTGGAGATCACCCCGCGACCGCGCCCGCCCTCGCGCGGCCCGCCGCGGTACCGCCCGACGTCCCGGGCCGGGCCCGGTCGGTCCGGCTTGACCTTGACACTGTGAGAAGGTGTCCACTGGGCGCAGGAGGTGGTCCCCATCAACACGACAGACGGAACCCCGCAGAACACCCGGGTGGCCGGCGCCCTGGGCGCCGAGGACTCCTCGGTCCGGCTTCAGGCGGCCCTGGCGGTCGGCTCGACCGCCGACCCCGACTTCCTGGAGCCGCTCGTCCGGCGGTGCGCGGTCGAGACGGACTTCTTCGTACGGGACATGCTGTCCTGGGCGCTGACCCGCCTCCCGTCGGAGCTCACCCTGCCCCGGATCCGCCGGGAACTGGCCTCCGAGCACACCCAGGCCCGTAGCCAGGCGCTGCACACCCTCTCGAAGATCGGCGACCGGAGTGCGTGGGCCTGGATCACCCGGGACATGCTGCAGGACCCGGACGACGAGGTCGCCCGGACCGCGTGGCGCGTCGCGGTCGTCCTGGTGCCGGAGGACGAGCGGGCGGAACTGGGCGACGCCCTGGTCACCCAACTCGGCCGCGGCGACCGCACGGTGCAGCTGAGCCTGAGCCGGGCCTTCGTCGACCTCGGCTACGTGATCGAGCCCGCCCTGGAGAAGGCCGCGACCGACCCCGACCCGGCGGTGGCCACCCACGCCGCTGCCACCGCGCTGCTCCTGAGGGACCCGGAAACCGGATTCGACGCGGCCGTCCACGAGGCGAAGCGGATGGCCACGCTGGGCCCGGAACCGGCCGCCGCGCTCGCCGCCACTGCCGCCGCCGCGGCCGCGTCGGGAGACACCGAGGCTTCGGAGGCCGCCGGCACCACGCAGGCTGCCGCCGCCGCGACGACCGGGTCGACGGAGCCCGCCGAGGCTGTGGAGGCCGCGGATTGCTGATCGGCGATGTGGCCCGCTGCTCGGGGGTGAGCACCCGGATGCTCCGGCACTACGACGCCCTCGGGCTGGTGCGACCGACCGGTCGCACCGTCGGCGGCTACCGCGAGTACTCCGCCGAGGACGTCCGCAGGATCTTCCACGTGGAGAGCCTGCGGTCGCTCGGGCTCTCGCTCAAGCAGGTCGGGCGCGCGCTGGAGGATCCGGCCTTCACGCCGTCCGCCCTGGTCGGCGACCTCGTCCGGTTGACCGAGGACCGCCTGGCCCGGGAACAGGAGCTGCTGGAGCGGCTCCGCGCCATCGACGCGTCGGCGCCCGAAGGCTGGCAGGGCGTCCTGCGCATCGTCGAACTCATGCAGGGGCTGAACTCGACCAGCGCCGCGCGCCGGCAGCAGGCCGTGCTGGCCCGGCCGGAAGGCGTGTCGGTCCCCGCCGAGCTGCTGGCCGGGGCGGTCCTGGCCGAGTCCGACCCCCATGTCGCGGGCGCCCTGCGCTGGGCGCTCGCCCGTTCGGGCGGCGACGGCGTGGCGATGCTGGTCACCGGCGTGCGCTCGGAGGACGTCGACATCCGGCGGCGCGCGGTGCTGGCGATCGCCTCCATGTCCGAGGCCCCTGGGGCGACCGCGGTGCTTGCGGACGCCCTGGGGGACGAGGACCCGACGGTCCGCCGGCACGCCGCCCTCGCGTTGGGCCGGCGTGGTGTGACCGCGGCCGTCCCGACCCTCGTCGGGATGGTGGTCGGGGGCTCCAGCGACGTCGACGCGGCCGAGGCCCTGGGAACGCTGTCCCGGGACCCGGGGTGCGCGGACCGGATCCTGACCGCACTGGTCGACGAACTCGCCACGCCCACCGCGGACTCCGCGACACGGCTACGCCTGACCCAGGCACTGGTCGAGCTGTCGGGGCCCGCCGCACGGGAGGTCCTGCGCGGACTGGCCCACGACGGCGATCGCGCTGTCGCGCTGGTGGCCTCCGCCTTCGTCGGGGTCCTCGACGAGCAGCAGCCCGAAGACCGGGGCGACGAGGAATCCTGAAGGGCACGCGACGGGCGCCACGGCACCCCGTCCCCCGACCGAGGCCCTGCCACGGACCATCAGGATCAGCGGGGTGAAGTCGGTGGTGTCGACGGTGAAGGACACCTCGGGGTGCGCGGTGATCGCCTTCACCTTGTAGGCACCGGTCGGGGTGGCGAAGACGAACCCCCGTTCACCAGGTGCACGATCTTCGAGTGGTCCACGGCGCTCCCCATCCGTACGGGCGCAGCGGTGGACGACCGGGTCTCTTCCGTGACGTTGCGTTCTTGCCGTCGCGGTCGGTGCGTCCGCGACGTCGGACTGCCGGAGCGGCCCGCACGCGCCCCAGTCTTGCAAGCCGGGGGCCGGGCCGGTTCTCCCGTCGTGCTCCCTGGGACGGCGTCCGGGCATGGCCGGGAAGGGTCCTGCGCCGGCCTGAACTCGACACCGGAACCGAAGCCAGGGGATCATGGAGACCGGGTGGCACCAGCCATGACACGCAGTGGGACAACGGGAAACTCAGGGAACACCTCATCGCACACCACCACATACGCCGGGCGTCCCTGGCCGCGCTGCTCGGCGCGGCCGTCCTCACCGGCTCCGGCTGCTCGATCACGACCGGCGCGCCCGACGGATCCGGCCCGTCCGCCACCGCCGGCAGGCGCCCGTTGCCGGCCGACGCCATCGTCCCGGTGGACGGTGCCGACCTCTGCACCCTCCTCGGGCCCGACTTCCTCACCCGGTACGCGCCCGGCTACACACTGGAAAATCCGCGGAACCACCCGTTCCTGCGTCCCGAGTACCGGCTCCTGAGTACCGGACAGGGCGGCACCGGCCCGGAGCTGACCGCCGGCGGATGCCAGGTCAGCAGCGTCGACGGCCTGGGCGCCGGCATCGGTGTCTCCCTCACCCGCGAACTTCCGGGGCCGAACACCACCAGGTCGCCGCAGGACCGCTGCGCCCTGGTCGCCAGGGAGCGGCAC
The sequence above is a segment of the Kitasatospora sp. NBC_00240 genome. Coding sequences within it:
- a CDS encoding acyl carrier protein — protein: MSSQDVFNLIVEHTREVVPELEDHTFDPADSLRDLGANSIDRAEILMMTLESLAVSIPLHELANAKNIGDLAELIHAKSNS
- a CDS encoding beta-ketoacyl synthase N-terminal-like domain-containing protein is translated as MPSRTPDTRDIVVTGLGVTSAVGQGKDDFVAALLGGRHAFATMGRPGRQVPPAGAGRDAAEPGFLGAEIADLTMPAAIPARVLRTASLSSRAALATLDEAWREAGLDDADPRRIGLVVGGSNVQQRELTQLHARHADRPEFLRPTYGMAFMDTDLCGFCTEAFPIRGFAQTLGGASASGLLAVLQAVRAVQSGQVDVCIAMGALMDLSYWECLAFRAMGAMGSTRWADDPAAACRPFDRGRDGFVFGEACGAVVIEREGARRHPAPYARYRGGATAMDGNRNPNPSFDGEVGVVRAALAEAGLPASAIDYVNPHGTGSPTGDDTELRALRECGLTGARINATKSITGHGLSAAGAVEVVATLLQMREQKLHPTRNLADPVDPAFHWVREEAEAWSFETAVSLSMGFGGISSAICLQKC
- a CDS encoding acyltransferase domain-containing protein, whose protein sequence is MTRPTVFMYSGQGSQYFHMTAELYERHPRYRLWLDHCDEIASPILGKSLLDTVFDPGRQKSDPFDSLADSNAALLCVEYSLTRVVQELGYRPDALLGYSLGEITAAVVAEVFPLELGISFAVDFARLLAERTPRAGMLAIVGPPELLLTHQSLFAGCWVTGRNFDGNFVVSGHAARIDALQAALRHEGVLCERLPVNWGVHTELIDPVEAEVRGLLGGLDFAPPQIPIVSATAAGLVDAVTADGIWAAMRNPVEFSRTVGKMTAETDATFIDLGPSATLATFVKYLLPPGSGSVQTSTINRFGNNLKSMSDFQEQTASIRG
- a CDS encoding SDR family oxidoreductase, giving the protein MAPQSSAIRIYKDATAIITGGASGIGRALAEDLAARGCEVVLADLQLEQAEEAAARIRAAGGKATAARLDVTDHTEFARLVKDTVARTGRLDYLFNNAGISHGMGAGARHYRIEDWRRVIDVNLGGTVNGVQAAYNVMIDQGFGHIVNTASMAGLVPSPGTTSYVTTKHAVVGLSHNLRAEAAQLGVRVSVLCPGVIRTPFIEGGTYGREVEGVTGEQSKEMWEEKKPISPEEFAKKALDAVAKNQGIIIVPGFWKLFWWLFRISPSFCLNIATKNFKDLGRSTGSGGRHLEEKAASAAPEK
- a CDS encoding acyltransferase family protein, with amino-acid sequence MAIPAQAAAPAGAPAERYHGLDALRGFALLLGVLLHATLAFIPGFSYTGWPIVDNSPSSPLAFAYFVIHLFRMPVFFLLAGFFGRMQYRRLKARGFFKERSKRILLPLLFGTLLVLPMNVILIAVVLGIKGPVDSLVPARAIVPVPLAHLWFLWVLYWLYVAVLVGHKLLGLFRKGGAAGSQGGGALERAVGRVCALGLEPVVLALPVAVCLWFFDQWHLWEGLPTPNTDLVPQLPTTVGYAVAFSFGWYLQKNPGTLQSWRRRWVGYVAAAVVVTVATAALGGFDPQSSLVTIDGQLALEPLTGGTKALCALGYGLAGWLWTLGLVGAALHFFAGFSPLRRYIADASYWIYIVHMPLVMALQVVVRHWPVHWALKYPFILAVALPILFLSYHYLVRSTWIGKMLNGRRYPRTLPTDPAARPAVVVGADAS
- a CDS encoding 4'-phosphopantetheinyl transferase superfamily protein, whose protein sequence is MIEELIPPPAATAHAFTDHRAAVAALYPQEAAAVAQAVAKRRREYATVRMCARRALNGLGVPAAPLVAGRRGAPRWPAGVVGSMTHCAGYRAAAVGRSADFLGLGIDAEPNEPLPDDLLEFVSLPGERARLRDLADAAPEVRWDRLLFSAKEAVFKTWYPLTERELDFTEAELDFAPDTGSFSARLLVPGVDAGGRHLDGFTGRWLCREGLVVTAIALEQVAGH
- a CDS encoding HEAT repeat domain-containing protein produces the protein MVPINTTDGTPQNTRVAGALGAEDSSVRLQAALAVGSTADPDFLEPLVRRCAVETDFFVRDMLSWALTRLPSELTLPRIRRELASEHTQARSQALHTLSKIGDRSAWAWITRDMLQDPDDEVARTAWRVAVVLVPEDERAELGDALVTQLGRGDRTVQLSLSRAFVDLGYVIEPALEKAATDPDPAVATHAAATALLLRDPETGFDAAVHEAKRMATLGPEPAAALAATAAAAAASGDTEASEAAGTTQAAAAATTGSTEPAEAVEAADC
- a CDS encoding HEAT repeat domain-containing protein, with the protein product MLIGDVARCSGVSTRMLRHYDALGLVRPTGRTVGGYREYSAEDVRRIFHVESLRSLGLSLKQVGRALEDPAFTPSALVGDLVRLTEDRLAREQELLERLRAIDASAPEGWQGVLRIVELMQGLNSTSAARRQQAVLARPEGVSVPAELLAGAVLAESDPHVAGALRWALARSGGDGVAMLVTGVRSEDVDIRRRAVLAIASMSEAPGATAVLADALGDEDPTVRRHAALALGRRGVTAAVPTLVGMVVGGSSDVDAAEALGTLSRDPGCADRILTALVDELATPTADSATRLRLTQALVELSGPAAREVLRGLAHDGDRAVALVASAFVGVLDEQQPEDRGDEES